DNA from Denticeps clupeoides chromosome 7, fDenClu1.1, whole genome shotgun sequence:
acagTTCCCGTGCAGGGAGGGGAAGATAGGTCAATCAGAATACAGGATCATGTCATTTGatcagcaaaagcaaaaaatagtTATATTCATGTCATTCATACATTCAAGTCTTTTTTTAGAAATGAATTTGTTCACTACGCCAGGGTCTGTGCTCTTAGAGCAACAAAAAATTATTCCAGAAAATTCTTCATACCTGGTTATATATTAAATTCATACTCAATGTTTATTCTTCTGTCATTCTTGTTTTTTGAAAATCTATCCATGTTTTTGTCTTATAGAAATAGTAATATCGCTTTACCATTAAagtactgaaaataaaaacccaAATCTATATGTGGTTTAATTAATGGTTTATTTTGAtataaaatgcagtaaaaatcaTATGATTTCCCAAATCATGTCTCATAGGTTCCTACAGGTTATTAATTATTCTGAGCTTGCTAATTTCTTATTTgacaaaatataattaatttaattgaaatattaAGCAATAACACGTGTACCAGGAGGATGGTGAGGAGTATTGAAGGGTGAAATATGTATGGGCATAAGAGAGATTTTGGAAAAATTGACATATACTTGTCAAAGGAAAGCTCTCAAATAAATTCTTATTAAATCATTTAATCAAAAgtgattttgaataaaataaagtattgttcactatgttttttaaaaagtaaattggTAATAAATGTGGTAATTTATGCCAGTTTTGCTCTCTATATATAGCTTTAAGCCATATATATGAAGGATGGATGGCTGACTTATGCGTAACTCAGAATTAATAGATTAAtaagaacagaaaaaacaaaaaacgtgtGAATATCTGAATGATATTTGGAACATTTGACAATAACACAGCTGAGAATTGCTCTTTGGTCCCTTTCTCTGTGCTCTGAGAATATAAATCCAGTATTTCCATCGATTGGGTTTCATGCATTTCATGTGGGTGGCATACTGTTCCCACTTATTTGACATAATTAATTTGTCTGACCAATTAAGCGTGTACAATCAGCACATGCATCCAGGTGGACGCTGCAGAAATGACATTAACGGTCTCCAACCACAACAAACCACATATCCCATGATGCCCGGGTGGGCGCTGATTGGACGCCCGCAAGCCCGGCCGGGTCCGACCCTCCCTCCCGCGGTCCAATAGCGGCTCTGTTGCTATCACGGTCTGTATTTTTAGCAACCGCGCAGCACCGCTGTCGACTCGGAGATGTCCCGTCGCCAAAAACTAGGTCGACGGAAGACGATCGCACGAAGGCGTTTAAATCCAACGCTCGACTTTTTAACGTCGACGACGTCTAGAAATGACAACTGGCCAGGCTGTTGACTGTTGAAATCACACGAAATGTattcgtgttttttttatttcgtttaatTATGCCATGAAAACAGTAATCCGTTGTCAGCATTCCGTAGgaagtgtaattaaattaacatttcatggcTTGGATGACCACTCAATAtgatttaccttttttttaaatctcttttaATCTGTTATCACAACATAGGTTAAGGAAGTAGTTCCGGCCGGAGCCGCGCCACAGGCCGGAGGGTGTGGAGGTTGTGTTGTATAAATGCGCGCGGTTGTCAACAGCAAAGTTTcctctcatggctgcctgcGTTCGGACGAGCAGCCGCTGCTGgctccattcatagtttttaatCGGGAATCCAGCTGGGAGGGGGCCGCGTTTCCCGTTTTTCCTGGCTGCAGCGGGGTCATCCTCTTGTTCGTCCGTTTTGTAAGAAGAGGACCTTCCTCGGCCCACCAGTGAGTATAAATAGCGTCTCCACGTCGCTCAGCGAGTATAtatcaggttttttttctttaatctgtTATTGCTTCAATAAACGGGTAACCTGCATTCCTAGTTTACACATGTATGTTCAAAGTGCACAGTATAAAACCACAAAGTTATTTGTTTAACGTTTTAAAGGTATTGCATTGCATAGTGCAGGACCGTTTAGAACCGTTTAGAGCCGAATAAAATCTTGAATCAGGCAAAATATGAAATCTGACACCATGATCACAGACCCGTCTTCCCCAATCTAATTATTTATGGCCACTGGCATCTTCAGTTCTTTTAACTTCTTACCTCCTTTCATCCCCGTGGTTTTATGTTTAAGTTCTAGTTAGTTGCGACAAAAGTCGCATTTCACTTTTATTCCGCTTGCAACGTGACGCCCGCAAAGTTACGCAATGACCCCCGAGTTGACCCCACCCCGTTTTGTATCGCGAGATAACGTCCCGTCTGTCACGACGGCCTGGCCGTGCGTCGGGGTGACATTGAATGACATTGGCCGGCCCGAGGTGTCGCCGTGCGCCGGCGTGAGCTGCTGGTTCCGCGGCGTGTTTACTTGCCTCGAAAAGGAACGACATGCACGATAAACGCGACGCGGCGCTGTTTGGATATTATCTCGACCCCGTGGACCTCTCATCCAAACGCACGCCGAGTTCGAGCGGACGAGAAATTAGAGGGAAAAAATGGGAGAATTCCGACGTGAAATATGAAAGCGGAGGCAGATCGTTAACCCGGCCGGGCTGTCGCAGCAGAACCGTGTTTTGAAGGCGCGGGGGCGGGCAGGCGTGGTGACGTCACAcgcggtgcatcctgggaaatgtgTGCGCGGCGTCTTCCATTTTGCACGTGCGCGGGGGACTAATCAAAGATGAACCAAAAAACTCCTTcctgttgaaatgtttttttttattaagtgaagtgattgtctcttgtgacgcacagcacacggtacacacagtgaaattgtcctctgcatttaaccatcacccttggtgagcagtgggcaccatgacaggtgcccggggagcagtgtgtggggatggtactttgctcagtggcaccttggcggatcgggattcgaaccggcaaccttctgattacggggccacttccttaaccgctaggtcaccactgaccCCTTGTGAATTCAGAGATTTAATTGTAATGAAATGTTCCTCTTTTGCGTGTAGGCCTGAGGGTGGAAGATCACCGACGGAACTGGAGAAACCCCACCGTCACTACGTACCTTTTCTTCTCCCCAGAGCGGGTTAAGAAGATGTGATTTGTAAACCATCCGGAGCTGTTCGCACGGAGAAACCACTCTCTTCCCACCATGCACCTGGAGGTGAAAGTGGCCCTGAACTTCATTGTGTCCTACTTGTACAACAAACTGCCGCGGCGCCGGGCCGATCTGTTCGGAGAAGAGCTGGAGCAGATCCTCATGTCCCGTTTTGAGGGTCACTGGTATCCCGAGAGCCCGCTGCGGGGTTCGGCGTTCCGATGCCTCCACCTGGGATCCCTGAAGGACCCTGTGGTGGAGTTGGCCGCCAAGAGGAGCGGCTTGGACACCGAGGAGGTTCGCGCCAACGTTCCTGCGGAGCTGAGCATCTGGATCGACCCGTACGAGGTGTCCTACCAGATCGGGGAGAAAGGAGCCGTGAAGGTGCTGTACTTCGAAGACCCGCCGGGACTGGCCAGCGAGTTGGACAGGCCTGAGGCAGGAAGTGGCTTCAGCAACGGGGACCTGGAGGCCGAGGAGGTGAAGAGTTTCGGCTTCAATCCCGACGCCCAGGTGTTCATCCCGATCGCAGGCCAGGTTTCCCCGGTCCTGCTGCAGTCCCTGTCCAGCTCCCCTACGCCCCTCGCTACCTCGTCCTGCCAGGGCCTGCTCGGTTACTCCATGTCCAGCTCTCCCACCGACCCGTCGTCCAACCCCTCAATACCTCCACCCCTTCACCGCCAAGTGCTAGCCTCCCCTTCCTGTCGTCTCAGCCGCAGCCACTGTCCCCCGTCCCGCCCGGCCCTCGGCCGCCCTTCAGCCGATCACCTTCACCACGGCCACCTTCGCCGCCACCAAGTTTGGCTCCACCAAGATGAAGAAGTGCAGTGGCCTGGGGTCGGCCAGCGTGACCAGCATCAGCCTGCCG
Protein-coding regions in this window:
- the LOC114793676 gene encoding LOW QUALITY PROTEIN: protein Tob2-like (The sequence of the model RefSeq protein was modified relative to this genomic sequence to represent the inferred CDS: inserted 1 base in 1 codon; deleted 2 bases in 1 codon), producing MHLEVKVALNFIVSYLYNKLPRRRADLFGEELEQILMSRFEGHWYPESPLRGSAFRCLHLGSLKDPVVELAAKRSGLDTEEVRANVPAELSIWIDPYEVSYQIGEKGAVKVLYFEDPPGLASELDRPEAGSGFSNGDLEAEEVKSFGFNPDAQVFIPIAGQVSPVLLQSLSSSPTPLATSSCQGLLGYSMSSSPTDPSSNPXNTSTPSPPSASLPFLSSQPQPVPRPARPSAALQPITFTTATFAATKFGSTKMKKCSGLGSASVTSISLPPRRSPTAMSPSGLLKHKSLSLHSLGGPAPSQLSPNAKEFIYPAPQVHPYLDADVPALFPSAHPHPRAHATFDPFSSPPPGPAVGMIGGGGGAVAFVEKSPFVEGLGGYNLQYPSPAFQPVVLAN